The sequence GCAGATCGAGACCACGCCCAGCCTCAGGCTGACGGCGTGCGTTCTGCTGGCCGGCAGCCTCCGCGCCTCGCCGCTCGCCGCCGCCGCGCGGTGCTCGGTGCTCGACCTATACCTGACGCCCTCCGAAACCGTGCTCGATGTCTGGATGCGTCACTTCGAGGCGATTGCCGCGGCCCTGGACCAGAAGCCCGTCGTCCACGTGATCTACGGCGCCGCTACGCCCGCGCCCCGCGTTCCCAAGCATTCCAACCGCCTCGAGTTCAAGCTCCAGGAGGACGCGCAGCAGTTCCGCGGCCCCGCCGGTGCCGTCCGCGACGCGTGCAGCTGCTACCCGCCTGATGCGACCGTCCTCGTTGTCGAGGCAGCCCGCTACGTGAGCGGCGACCTCACCCGCATGGTCGCCGAGCACCAGTCGAAGAACGCCGACATAACCGTCGCCTGCAACGAGGACAGCACGCCCGCCGGGCTCTTCCTCATCCGCTGCGCCACCCTCGAGCTTGTCCCCACGAAGGGCTTCACCGACCTCAAGGAGCAGTGGCTCAAGAAGGCCCTCGACAAGAGCCACAGCGTGCGCGTGCACCGACTGCGCGACGGCTACTCTTACGAACTCCGAACCCGCGAAGGGTTCCTTCACGCGGCGGCCGCGGCTGGCGGCCTGACCTCCACTTCAGTCCGTTCCTCAACAGATTCGGCGGTTGTTCCGGCTGACTCGCCGGACGTGGTGCATGCTGTAAGGGATGACGTGAGCATCGGAAACCGTGCCGTCATCGTTGATTCGGTAGTGATGCCGGGCGCGTCGATCGGAGAGGACGCCGTGGTTGCCCGCTCCATCCTGTGCCCCGGCGCACGGGTGAACGCGGGCGGGACGGTGGTTGAGGGTGTCGTGCCCGCAGGACAGACGCCAGGACGGGAGAGTGTCGGATGAACGCGGCGACGGCGTGGAAGTTCACTGACGGGGTCCTGCTATCGGCGCTACTCGCCCTGGCGGTCGCCGTTGGGTGGGCGCCTTGGAATGACGTGGCGTTCCTCGCCTGGAACGTCGAAGAGCAGTCGCACATCCTCCTGGGCCTGCCCGTGGCCCTGTGGCTGGGCTGGACGCGGCGCGACCGCCTCCGCTACGCACCGCCGCGGCGCACGCTCGTCGGCCCGCTCGTGTGCCTCGCCGGCTGGGGCATCTCGCGCTGGGGCTACCTCAACGGCACTGAGCTCGCCTGGCACGGCGGAGCGCTGCTCATCGTCTTCGGCGCGGTGCTCACGGTGGTCGGCTTCGCCTTCGTCCGCCAGTTTCTGCCCGCGTTCTGCGGCCTGATCTTCCTACTGCCGGTGCCCGGTCGCATCCGCCACATGATCGCCCTGCCGCTGCAGGAGATCTCCGCCCGCATCTCCGAGTTCTTCCTCATGCTCTTCAACGTGCCCGTCGAGCGGGCCGGCAACGTGCTCACGATCGCGGGCCATGAGGTTGCGATCGCCGAGGCGTGCAACGGCATGCGCATGGTCGCCGCCCTGGGCCTGGTCGCCTTCGCCTTCATCTACACCGTCCCGATGCGCTCCAGCGTGCGGATCCTGATCCTCTGCCTCAGCCCCCTGATCGCCCTGCTGGTGAACGTCATCCGCCTGGTGCCCACGGCCCTGCTCTACGGCTACGCCGACAAGTCCACCGCGGACATCTTCCACGACCTCAGCGGCTGGGGCGTGCTCGTCATCGCTCTCGGCATGCTCTGGGGCTTCCTGGGCCTGCTCCGCTGGATCGAGGTCCCGATCGCGCCTTACGCGGTGGCGGAGGAATAACCCA comes from Phycisphaerales bacterium and encodes:
- a CDS encoding exosortase/archaeosortase family protein; protein product: MNAATAWKFTDGVLLSALLALAVAVGWAPWNDVAFLAWNVEEQSHILLGLPVALWLGWTRRDRLRYAPPRRTLVGPLVCLAGWGISRWGYLNGTELAWHGGALLIVFGAVLTVVGFAFVRQFLPAFCGLIFLLPVPGRIRHMIALPLQEISARISEFFLMLFNVPVERAGNVLTIAGHEVAIAEACNGMRMVAALGLVAFAFIYTVPMRSSVRILILCLSPLIALLVNVIRLVPTALLYGYADKSTADIFHDLSGWGVLVIALGMLWGFLGLLRWIEVPIAPYAVAEE